A genomic region of Deltaproteobacteria bacterium contains the following coding sequences:
- a CDS encoding PAS domain-containing protein, giving the protein GQQGGRDEIAQLVAGFNRMATDLSLNREDLERRRAQMEIILRAVGAGVISLDPDFVVRTINPPALRLLGIPAGEWSGRKLGEMLGGQAAQTLPPLLHRLASGPHETLRRQMPIAVEGEVRTLNWTLSRMHDPGGSAAGFVVVVDDVTEIMRVQRMAAWREMARRIAHEIKNPLTPIQLSAQRLRRKLEPKLADPESAQLLRESTDAITSEVDAMKHLLAEFSSFARLPATDPVPTDLNKLVTEVVGLYRGNSTIEFSTELDPAVPTLDLDRLQIRRVILNLIENAVAAIEAAEPGPRAVRVSTRLDASVGTIHLQVADTGAGIRPEDRARLFEPGFSTKRAGSGLGLAIVSRIVSDHSGYIRVAANRPRGSRFLVELPVRQEAPWPRS; this is encoded by the coding sequence GGGCAGCAGGGTGGACGCGACGAGATCGCGCAGCTCGTGGCGGGCTTCAATCGGATGGCGACGGATCTGTCGCTGAACCGCGAGGATCTCGAGCGCCGCCGCGCGCAGATGGAGATCATCCTGCGCGCCGTCGGCGCGGGCGTGATCTCGCTCGACCCCGACTTCGTGGTGCGAACCATCAACCCGCCGGCGCTGCGGCTGCTCGGCATTCCCGCGGGCGAATGGTCGGGTCGCAAGCTCGGCGAGATGCTCGGCGGCCAGGCCGCGCAGACGCTGCCCCCGCTTCTGCACCGGCTCGCATCGGGACCCCACGAGACGCTGCGGCGCCAGATGCCGATCGCGGTCGAGGGGGAGGTGCGCACGCTCAACTGGACGCTCTCGCGAATGCACGACCCGGGCGGCTCCGCAGCCGGATTCGTGGTCGTCGTCGACGACGTGACCGAGATCATGCGCGTGCAGCGCATGGCGGCCTGGCGCGAGATGGCGCGCCGGATCGCGCACGAGATCAAGAACCCGCTCACGCCGATCCAGCTCTCGGCGCAGCGTCTGCGGCGCAAGCTCGAGCCGAAGCTCGCCGACCCCGAATCCGCGCAGCTGCTGCGCGAGAGCACCGACGCGATCACCTCCGAGGTCGACGCGATGAAGCACCTGCTCGCGGAGTTCTCGAGCTTCGCGCGGCTGCCGGCGACCGATCCGGTGCCGACCGACCTGAACAAGCTCGTGACCGAAGTGGTCGGGCTCTACCGCGGCAATTCGACGATCGAGTTTTCGACCGAGCTCGATCCGGCGGTGCCGACGCTCGACCTCGACCGGCTGCAGATCCGGCGCGTGATCCTGAACCTGATCGAGAACGCGGTGGCGGCGATCGAGGCGGCGGAGCCCGGCCCGCGCGCGGTGCGCGTCTCGACGCGCCTGGACGCCTCGGTCGGGACCATCCATCTGCAGGTCGCGGACACCGGCGCCGGGATCCGACCCGAGGACCGCGCCCGGCTGTTCGAGCCCGGCTTCTCGACCAAGCGAGCCGGCTCGGGGCTCGGGCTCGCGATCGTCTCCAGGATCGTCTCCGACCATTCGGGCTACATCCGGGTGGCGGCGAATCGACCCCGTGGCAGCCGATTCCTGGTCGAACTACCGGTCCGGCAGGAGGCGCCGTGGCCACGATCCTGA
- a CDS encoding sigma-54-dependent Fis family transcriptional regulator: MATILIVDDEESVRRAIANVLSDEGHRPVLAPGADEAEKEIAAVLPDLVLLDVAMPGRDGLDLLERLRTSHPELPVVMMSGHSTIETAVRATKLGAYDFLEKPLTYDKLLLRIEHGLERARLAQENQELRQELLGESEIIGDSPVMAKLKAQIEIAAPTDGWVLITGENGTGKELVARWVHVRSKRANGPFVAVNCAAIPEELIESELFGHEKGAFTGAIQRKRGRFEMADGGTIFLDEIGDMSLMTQAKILRILQEHRFERVGGNETIEVNVRVIAATNKDLQVEMSSGRFREDLFYRLNVIPFHVPALRERRDDIPRLVERFLARFAAESGRPTRQITPKAMAKLRDYAWPGNVRELQNLIERLVLMTPGETIDVADLPAQIGSSERDRLARASSVDTLAQARGIFERDWLLERLAQHGWNISRTADAVGLARESLSRKLKSLKIDVDAERARHAS; this comes from the coding sequence GTGGCCACGATCCTGATCGTCGACGACGAGGAGAGCGTGCGGCGCGCGATCGCGAACGTGCTCTCCGACGAAGGACACCGTCCGGTGTTGGCGCCCGGAGCCGACGAGGCCGAGAAGGAGATCGCAGCCGTGCTGCCGGACCTGGTGCTGCTCGACGTCGCGATGCCGGGCCGGGACGGGCTCGATCTGCTCGAGCGGCTGCGCACGAGCCACCCGGAGCTGCCGGTCGTGATGATGTCCGGCCACAGCACGATCGAGACCGCGGTGCGCGCGACCAAGCTCGGCGCCTACGACTTCCTCGAGAAGCCGCTCACCTACGACAAGCTCCTGCTGCGGATCGAGCACGGTCTCGAGCGCGCGCGGCTCGCCCAGGAGAACCAGGAGCTGCGCCAGGAGCTGCTCGGCGAGAGCGAGATCATCGGCGACTCGCCCGTGATGGCGAAGCTGAAGGCGCAGATCGAGATCGCGGCGCCCACCGACGGCTGGGTTCTGATCACCGGCGAGAACGGCACGGGCAAGGAGCTCGTCGCGCGCTGGGTGCACGTGCGCTCGAAGCGCGCGAACGGCCCGTTCGTCGCGGTGAACTGCGCGGCGATTCCCGAGGAGCTGATCGAGAGCGAGCTCTTCGGTCACGAGAAGGGCGCGTTCACCGGGGCGATCCAGCGCAAACGCGGCCGCTTCGAGATGGCCGACGGCGGCACGATCTTCCTGGACGAGATCGGCGACATGAGCCTGATGACGCAAGCCAAGATCCTGCGCATCCTGCAGGAGCACCGCTTCGAGCGCGTGGGCGGAAACGAGACGATCGAAGTGAACGTGCGCGTGATCGCCGCGACCAACAAGGATCTGCAGGTGGAGATGTCGAGCGGCCGGTTCCGCGAGGATCTGTTCTACCGGCTGAACGTGATCCCGTTCCACGTCCCCGCGCTGCGCGAGCGCCGCGACGACATCCCTCGGCTCGTGGAGCGATTTCTCGCCCGCTTCGCGGCCGAGTCCGGCCGGCCGACGCGGCAGATCACGCCCAAGGCGATGGCGAAGCTGCGCGACTACGCCTGGCCCGGGAACGTGCGCGAGCTGCAGAACCTGATCGAGCGGCTGGTGCTGATGACGCCCGGCGAGACGATCGACGTCGCCGATCTGCCGGCGCAGATCGGCTCGTCGGAACGGGACCGCCTCGCGCGCGCGAGCTCCGTCGACACCCTGGCGCAGGCGCGCGGGATCTTCGAGCGCGATTGGCTGCTGGAGCGCCTCGCGCAGCACGGCTGGAACATCTCGCGCACCGCGGACGCCGTCGGCCTCGCGCGCGAGAGCCTGTCGCGGAAGCTGAAGAGCCTGAAGATCGACGTCGACGCCGAGCGGGCGCGCCATGCGAGCTGA
- the rimI gene encoding ribosomal-protein-alanine N-acetyltransferase, which produces MRADLRLASSSDAAALARISREALAEGWSEAAIRASLERDGVCALVSEPLHGFALGSLAGDEAEILTLAVEQDARGRGLGRALVVALLELLRGRGARCVSLEVRSRNVPAIALYRSLGFEDAGVRPNYYRDGEDALVLGAAL; this is translated from the coding sequence ATGCGAGCTGATCTGCGCCTGGCGTCGAGCAGCGACGCCGCGGCGCTCGCGCGGATCTCGCGCGAGGCGCTCGCCGAGGGCTGGTCGGAAGCCGCGATCCGCGCATCGCTCGAGCGCGACGGGGTCTGCGCGCTGGTGAGCGAGCCCCTGCACGGATTCGCGCTCGGCTCGCTCGCCGGGGACGAGGCGGAGATCCTCACGCTCGCGGTGGAGCAGGACGCGCGCGGGCGGGGCCTCGGGCGCGCCCTCGTCGTCGCGCTGCTCGAGCTCCTGCGGGGCCGTGGAGCGCGCTGCGTCTCGCTCGAAGTGCGAAGCCGGAACGTCCCCGCGATCGCCCTGTACCGCTCGCTCGGTTTCGAGGACGCAGGCGTGCGCCCGAACTACTACCGCGACGGAGAGGACGCGCTCGTGCTCGGGGCTGCGCTTTGA
- a CDS encoding dihydroorotate dehydrogenase electron transfer subunit, with translation MIRAIATVREAGASRLVLEVPGWPGQRPGQFAMLGLEPERLRRDPLLPRPMAIYRGDASALEFRFKVVGRGTRIMAELVPGAKLSLLGPLGNGFELPSGPATLVGGGSGIASLYELARVARPAPRVLLGGRTGADILGLADFDALGLELSIATDDGSLGRRGLVTDLLAPRAGETVYACGPLAMMQRAHELAAAAGARCRVSLENPMACGFGACLGCAIKTPAGFRYVCTHGPVFDSASLGWEAGS, from the coding sequence TTGATCCGCGCGATCGCGACCGTGCGCGAGGCCGGGGCGAGCCGGCTCGTGCTCGAGGTGCCGGGCTGGCCGGGCCAGAGGCCCGGTCAGTTCGCGATGCTCGGGCTCGAGCCCGAGCGACTGCGCCGCGATCCGCTCCTGCCCAGACCGATGGCGATCTATCGCGGCGATGCGAGCGCGCTCGAGTTCCGCTTCAAGGTCGTGGGCCGCGGAACCCGGATCATGGCCGAGCTCGTTCCAGGGGCGAAGCTCTCGCTGCTCGGGCCGCTCGGAAACGGTTTCGAGCTGCCGAGCGGCCCGGCGACGCTGGTCGGCGGCGGCAGCGGGATCGCGTCGCTGTACGAGCTCGCGCGGGTCGCGCGACCCGCGCCGCGCGTGCTGCTCGGCGGGCGCACCGGAGCGGACATCCTCGGCCTCGCCGACTTCGATGCGCTGGGCCTCGAACTCTCGATCGCCACCGACGACGGATCGCTGGGTCGGCGCGGGCTGGTGACCGATCTGCTCGCGCCGCGCGCGGGTGAGACCGTCTACGCGTGCGGGCCGCTCGCGATGATGCAGCGGGCCCATGAGCTCGCAGCTGCCGCCGGCGCGCGCTGTCGGGTCTCGCTCGAGAACCCCATGGCGTGCGGCTTCGGCGCCTGCCTCGGCTGCGCGATCAAGACGCCCGCGGGCTTCCGCTACGTCTGCACGCACGGCCCGGTCTTCGACTCGGCCTCGCTCGGATGGGAGGCGGGCTCGTGA